A window from Desulfallas thermosapovorans DSM 6562 encodes these proteins:
- the paaI gene encoding hydroxyphenylacetyl-CoA thioesterase PaaI, translated as MADINLSDEIAVKIKDDPFPNYLGVEIIKVAPGYAKVSLKVQEHMTNIHRITHGGVVFTVADVALGNASNSHGPAAVAMNVNINYMRPSKPGDVLIATAEEVHLGRRTAHYRITVENEQGKLVATVQGLVFRENK; from the coding sequence ATGGCGGATATTAATCTCAGTGATGAAATTGCTGTAAAAATAAAGGACGATCCTTTCCCCAACTATCTGGGGGTGGAAATTATCAAGGTTGCGCCTGGTTACGCCAAGGTATCCTTAAAGGTGCAGGAGCATATGACCAATATACACCGGATTACCCACGGCGGTGTGGTTTTCACTGTTGCAGACGTGGCACTGGGCAATGCCAGCAACTCCCACGGGCCGGCGGCGGTGGCTATGAATGTTAACATAAACTACATGCGGCCCAGTAAACCCGGAGATGTTTTAATAGCCACTGCGGAGGAGGTTCATTTGGGCAGGCGCACGGCACACTACAGAATAACTGTAGAAAATGAGCAGGGAAAACTGGTTGCTACAGTGCAAGGGTTGGTGTTTAGGGAAAACAAATAG
- the gap gene encoding type I glyceraldehyde-3-phosphate dehydrogenase, translated as MTIKIGINGFGRIGRNVFRAALDNPEVDVVAVNDLTDAKTLAHLLKYDSVHGVLDADVRVIEDGFTVNGKKIKVLAEKDPGALPWGDLNVGMVVESTGRFTKGEDAAAHLRAGARKVIISAPGKNVDATIVMGVNHNDYDPDKHNIVSNASCTTNCLAPVVKVLHQQFKIKNGMMTTVHSYTNDQQILDLPHKDLRRARAAGMSIIPTTTGAAKAVGLVIPDLQGKLNGLAMRVPTPNVSVVDFVAVLERSTTVEEINDALRRAAEGELKGIMAYSDAPLVSKDYYGDSHSSIVDALSTIVMDGKLVKVLAWYDNEWGYSCRVLDLVLYMAKRESGSVPKITWTGINRDNLYRSVTAAYVAD; from the coding sequence ATGACCATCAAAATAGGTATCAACGGTTTCGGTCGCATCGGTCGCAATGTTTTCCGAGCGGCGCTCGACAACCCGGAAGTGGATGTGGTGGCGGTTAACGATCTAACAGATGCCAAAACGCTGGCCCACCTGTTAAAATATGATTCTGTACACGGCGTCCTGGATGCCGACGTAAGAGTCATAGAGGACGGCTTTACCGTAAACGGCAAGAAAATCAAGGTTCTGGCGGAAAAGGATCCCGGAGCCCTGCCCTGGGGCGATTTAAACGTGGGCATGGTAGTTGAATCAACCGGGCGTTTCACCAAGGGGGAAGATGCAGCCGCGCACCTGCGGGCCGGAGCACGAAAGGTGATCATCAGCGCGCCGGGTAAAAATGTGGATGCCACCATTGTCATGGGGGTTAACCATAATGATTATGATCCAGATAAACACAATATTGTCTCCAATGCCTCATGCACCACAAACTGCCTGGCACCGGTGGTTAAAGTATTGCACCAGCAGTTTAAAATTAAAAACGGTATGATGACCACAGTGCATTCCTATACCAACGACCAGCAGATACTGGACTTGCCCCACAAGGATTTACGCAGGGCCCGGGCCGCTGGTATGTCTATAATACCCACCACCACGGGAGCCGCCAAAGCCGTTGGGCTGGTTATCCCCGACCTGCAGGGCAAGTTAAATGGTTTGGCCATGCGGGTGCCCACCCCCAACGTGTCCGTAGTAGATTTTGTAGCCGTCTTGGAACGGTCCACCACAGTTGAAGAGATCAACGACGCGCTGCGGCGGGCCGCCGAAGGCGAATTGAAAGGAATTATGGCTTACAGCGATGCACCCTTGGTATCCAAAGATTACTACGGCGATTCCCATTCTTCAATTGTGGACGCCCTTTCCACCATTGTGATGGATGGCAAGCTGGTTAAAGTACTGGCCTGGTACGACAACGAGTGGGGTTACTCCTGCCGGGTGCTGGACCTGGTGCTGTACATGGCCAAGCGGGAATCCGGCAGCGTGCCTAAAATCACCTGGACAGGCATAAACCGGGATAACTTGTACCGCAGCGTTACCGCAGCCTATGTAGCGGATTAA
- a CDS encoding TIGR01212 family radical SAM protein (This family includes YhcC from E. coli K-12, an uncharacterized radical SAM protein.), with protein sequence MCKENSRYNIYSRHLIKKFGQKVYKLPVNLPGTCPNRDGTLGYGGCIFCDEQGSGFDALPNKLSVTEQLRQNKEYFRQRFNANKYIAYFQAFTNTYLPPEQFAANIKCAAAEDDIVGISVSTRPDCISEEYLDILSQVQADKNIDINIELGLQTVNYHTLQKINRGHTLAEFIDAVLRIHRRNFEICTHLILNLPWDNMHDVIENAKIISALGIQYVKLHSLYIVRGTQLGNMYERGEIKLITLEQYVRRIITFLEYLDPNTVIQRLVGKGPRSEVLFCNWDTSWWKIKTELERLLEAEDTWQGKKFSYLNGNALSRAWPTAKN encoded by the coding sequence ATGTGCAAAGAAAACAGCAGGTATAATATATATTCCCGGCACTTAATCAAGAAATTCGGACAAAAAGTATATAAACTACCGGTTAATTTACCGGGCACTTGCCCCAACCGGGACGGAACCCTTGGATACGGCGGCTGCATTTTTTGTGACGAGCAGGGCTCCGGATTTGACGCCCTGCCCAATAAACTGTCGGTCACAGAGCAGCTAAGACAGAATAAAGAGTATTTCCGCCAGCGGTTTAACGCGAATAAATATATTGCCTATTTCCAGGCCTTCACCAACACCTACCTGCCCCCGGAGCAATTTGCCGCCAACATTAAATGTGCGGCTGCAGAAGATGACATCGTGGGCATCTCAGTGTCCACCAGGCCCGATTGTATCAGCGAAGAATATCTGGATATACTTTCCCAGGTACAGGCCGATAAAAATATTGACATTAATATCGAACTGGGGTTGCAAACGGTTAACTATCATACACTGCAAAAGATCAACCGGGGGCATACCCTGGCTGAATTTATCGATGCGGTGCTGCGTATCCACCGCCGCAATTTTGAAATATGCACCCATTTGATATTGAATTTACCCTGGGATAATATGCATGATGTAATTGAAAACGCTAAAATTATATCCGCCCTGGGTATCCAGTACGTCAAACTACATTCACTTTATATTGTCCGCGGCACCCAACTGGGCAACATGTATGAACGCGGTGAAATTAAATTGATAACTTTGGAACAATACGTTAGACGTATTATTACCTTTTTGGAATACCTGGACCCGAATACCGTAATCCAGCGCCTGGTGGGCAAAGGACCCCGCAGCGAAGTACTTTTTTGCAATTGGGATACCAGCTGGTGGAAGATAAAAACTGAGCTTGAACGATTGCTCGAAGCGGAGGATACCTGGCAGGGCAAAAAATTCAGTTATTTGAATGGAAATGCCCTAAGCCGGGCTTGGCCCACAGCTAAAAATTAA
- a CDS encoding ArsR/SmtB family transcription factor has product MKETSKYEEPARLLKALAHPTRLCIVAGLINDSCNVNKMKECLELPQSTVSQQLAILRAQGIVDGERHGTEVFYKVANEQVKEIVKVLLGEDVINFKQV; this is encoded by the coding sequence TTGAAAGAAACATCAAAATATGAAGAACCCGCAAGGTTATTAAAGGCGCTTGCTCATCCCACCCGCCTGTGTATTGTAGCCGGGTTAATAAATGACAGCTGTAATGTTAACAAAATGAAAGAATGTTTGGAACTGCCGCAATCAACGGTATCCCAGCAATTGGCCATATTGCGGGCCCAGGGTATTGTAGACGGGGAACGCCACGGTACCGAGGTTTTTTACAAAGTGGCCAATGAACAAGTAAAGGAAATAGTTAAGGTTCTACTGGGTGAGGATGTTATCAATTTTAAGCAGGTTTAA
- the murJ gene encoding murein biosynthesis integral membrane protein MurJ — protein MSKQTFLKASTVLMVLFVASRVLGFVREQVIAALLGTTLQSDAFVVAATIPFTLSTIIGTSAGNALLPLYTDRLQDDKRAYLASTVLYIVGALVAVLALLGMIFTPLVVDLLAPGFTGEARRTALLCTQIMLPSTVFLTMGFIAKAVLNAHREYAVPAMAPVWQNVIFILLVFPLGGLLGPGLAWCTLAGALVFYLYNLPAMVRFGIPWRPLLNTGDPDVRRVLLMSIPVILTTLANRGFIFVDRWFGSHLVEGSIAALNFANRIRELPYGLFVAVVSSVLFPALAAAVKRRDGRLLRDRTAMGLRLVALVTYPSITLLVVLAVPVVRLLFERGAFDATATAATAMALGYYAFSVAAMSASSVLTYTFLSMRDALLPLWGGLAGLVVNILLDYLLVDRMGHAGLALGNTVGSFVTAALFLLFLYRRLPGFDWTRQFVDQLKIVAATLVFAGVLWLVSGYAGLFNAHLSLLEQLLGMVLAVGAAGIAYLVLLILLNVEETAPLRQKFIK, from the coding sequence ATGTCAAAGCAAACTTTTTTAAAGGCTTCCACAGTTCTAATGGTGTTGTTTGTGGCCAGCAGGGTGCTGGGCTTTGTCCGGGAGCAAGTGATTGCCGCCCTGCTGGGCACTACACTGCAGTCCGATGCCTTTGTAGTAGCAGCTACCATCCCCTTTACCCTTTCCACTATCATTGGCACTTCAGCGGGTAATGCCCTGCTGCCCCTGTATACAGATCGTTTACAAGATGACAAACGGGCTTATTTGGCTTCCACGGTCCTGTATATTGTGGGTGCCCTGGTTGCGGTACTGGCGTTGCTGGGTATGATCTTTACCCCGCTGGTGGTGGATTTGCTTGCTCCCGGCTTTACCGGCGAGGCCAGGCGTACCGCATTGTTATGTACTCAAATAATGCTTCCTTCAACAGTATTTCTCACCATGGGCTTTATAGCCAAGGCAGTGCTCAACGCTCACCGGGAATATGCCGTACCCGCCATGGCACCGGTATGGCAAAACGTGATTTTTATATTGCTAGTTTTCCCACTGGGCGGGCTTTTGGGACCGGGTCTGGCCTGGTGCACCCTGGCCGGGGCACTGGTATTTTACCTGTATAATTTGCCGGCCATGGTGCGGTTTGGTATCCCCTGGCGTCCGCTTTTGAACACCGGTGACCCGGATGTGCGCAGAGTATTGTTAATGTCCATACCGGTAATTTTAACCACCCTGGCCAACCGGGGCTTTATATTTGTAGATCGCTGGTTCGGTTCCCACCTGGTGGAAGGTAGTATTGCCGCCTTGAATTTTGCCAACCGGATACGGGAACTGCCCTATGGTTTATTTGTCGCCGTGGTATCCTCGGTGTTGTTTCCGGCTCTGGCAGCGGCCGTCAAACGCAGGGACGGGCGGTTGCTGCGGGACAGAACAGCCATGGGCCTGCGCCTGGTGGCACTGGTAACCTACCCCAGTATAACGCTGCTGGTGGTGCTGGCTGTACCGGTGGTGCGGCTACTTTTTGAACGCGGTGCCTTTGATGCCACCGCCACCGCCGCCACCGCCATGGCACTAGGTTATTACGCCTTTTCCGTAGCCGCCATGTCGGCAAGCTCGGTGCTTACTTATACATTCTTAAGCATGCGTGACGCTTTGTTACCACTCTGGGGAGGGCTGGCCGGACTGGTAGTTAATATACTGCTGGATTACCTGCTGGTGGACCGGATGGGTCATGCCGGCCTGGCATTGGGTAATACTGTGGGGTCCTTTGTTACCGCTGCGCTTTTCCTGTTATTTTTATACCGCCGTTTACCGGGTTTTGACTGGACCCGGCAATTTGTGGACCAGCTAAAGATAGTCGCCGCCACACTGGTTTTTGCCGGTGTATTGTGGCTGGTCAGCGGGTATGCCGGGTTGTTTAATGCGCATTTGTCCCTGTTGGAGCAGCTTTTAGGTATGGTGCTGGCAGTGGGGGCTGCGGGAATTGCTTATTTGGTGTTGTTAATATTACTGAATGTGGAAGAGACTGCTCCGCTCAGGCAAAAGTTTATTAAATAA
- a CDS encoding putative PEP-binding protein — MSSTATGPNTHTKDGQVILINAPAYSVDDAEIIASSNADGIGLLSTDFMYMDRDGLPDEEEQLATLLRVSRLMGGRPVTVRLLQAPPSMITALGNAGLPDDCRGVRLGLARPDILETQLRAIVRACAEGNFRLLLPMVADVAEVIKVKDIIRTIHHDFAARNIHCSSPDLGVELEVPAAVVMASVLSFEVSFFSVSKKLQQHTLMAKEGGYSGNNDLLHHYAPSFLFQISNLAGAVRKRRKSLAVTAPLAGLLPAIPLLVAMGVNELVMPPKRMEQARQIIARLTMPRAKLTASKAMSFWSPDEIQRYAEESLSRLIPYPAPGAANNLL, encoded by the coding sequence TTGAGTTCAACCGCAACCGGGCCAAACACGCACACCAAAGACGGACAGGTCATATTAATAAATGCCCCCGCTTACTCCGTGGATGATGCGGAAATAATTGCCTCTTCAAACGCAGACGGCATCGGATTGCTAAGCACGGATTTTATGTACATGGACCGCGACGGTCTACCTGACGAGGAAGAACAATTGGCCACACTGCTTCGGGTCAGTCGCTTAATGGGCGGCCGGCCGGTGACGGTGCGGCTGCTGCAAGCCCCGCCAAGCATGATAACCGCCCTGGGCAATGCCGGTTTGCCGGACGATTGCCGGGGCGTGCGCCTGGGCCTGGCCCGGCCGGACATTTTGGAAACCCAACTGCGAGCTATAGTAAGGGCTTGTGCCGAAGGGAACTTTCGCCTGCTGCTGCCCATGGTGGCCGATGTGGCCGAGGTCATTAAAGTAAAGGATATTATAAGAACCATACACCATGATTTTGCCGCCCGGAATATCCACTGTTCCTCGCCCGACCTGGGCGTTGAACTGGAAGTGCCGGCAGCGGTGGTAATGGCTTCGGTGCTTTCCTTCGAGGTATCGTTTTTCAGCGTCAGTAAAAAATTGCAGCAGCACACACTGATGGCCAAAGAAGGTGGCTACAGTGGCAATAATGATTTGCTCCACCACTACGCTCCGTCCTTTTTATTTCAAATCAGCAATTTGGCCGGAGCGGTGCGCAAAAGACGCAAATCTTTAGCGGTAACGGCACCGCTGGCCGGGCTTTTACCGGCCATACCGCTTTTGGTAGCCATGGGAGTCAATGAACTGGTGATGCCGCCTAAACGCATGGAACAAGCCCGGCAAATTATCGCCCGGCTAACCATGCCCAGAGCTAAATTGACAGCCTCCAAAGCCATGTCTTTCTGGTCCCCGGATGAAATACAGCGCTACGCGGAAGAATCTTTGTCCCGCTTAATACCGTACCCTGCACCCGGTGCCGCCAATAATTTGTTATAA
- a CDS encoding dynamin family protein encodes MRSQNIEQFLAGAGKLAETHLTPEEVPTVAVMGPYNSGKSTLVNQLLEQNLSPVDIIPATPVPVRFSYGKRFLARVYFTDRQLHTLTVDELAGFLTRKAPHGSEITRVEVRHKHQLLKKMHIIDTPGMDALQEASSLPGGFPALDHIVYLMHQRGVNETDRQHIQKLLSNNRPGEISFWLNCNLGPFDGTSLEESRRVLRQICGSEVTVHFINTLDHGDISKFRLFIENRAAVLNLQKITGKLKELDRKIPDIINRSMRENNDTYFLVQFWPAAEHARQILHSQNIIKTLPPVTQQIESLLEKPVRPAVDPGGTPVVYSSTGPRHDPVAIREKILTLLEQAIADPTFTPYSASIRKLESLHGRLKKENYLVTAAGGFSSGKSTFFNALMGEAILPAENRPTTSAITLLKHGHNKKATINYSRQVVIPTHRLEDGQAILCRHELAALEHWLTSPKLLGEIYALEKGKTGRLVKVTAEELLDEIELLKKSFARVKREFPGHRRPWKSLFKKISRQKFLASQLADYFIIHFKDEASRVLALETPDGQTALAEILGSHLALRVADIVIEHPAEPLRLATFVDTPGLDSVYHHHREIASRYLPMSDCFLFFLNGKHILTQPDMGVWEMIRRAIQDKNHSDRKTFIVVNFVDMLTDLERNKVSDYLQENLVASGKAASGSIHFLSALNSLNGRDKTNFSRLIQHLKERIWELRCTDNYREFLLAFRNALPGTVLQNTNQSGSDTDRQLTALRKEVQTLQLEIKQKIEHWRGKIASFDTREDFRGFLEGQKSIRKGFFGLSRKSVPVPSCRDMFASINSSLTGFLARWSAYTDGFTFAGLDTTGLKNGTMELLNKKFNLNRARKILNQYITEEEKYIYSAIKKMEHHIESQLKLHAPKPGHPGVSPAALMAAHRYITEINKLENDIFGNIQR; translated from the coding sequence ATGCGAAGTCAAAATATAGAACAATTTTTAGCAGGAGCCGGCAAATTGGCCGAAACCCACCTGACCCCGGAAGAAGTGCCCACCGTGGCAGTAATGGGACCCTATAATTCCGGCAAGTCCACCCTGGTTAATCAATTGTTGGAGCAAAATCTTTCACCGGTGGATATCATACCCGCCACCCCGGTACCGGTTAGATTCAGCTATGGTAAGCGGTTTCTGGCCCGGGTATATTTTACCGACCGGCAGCTGCATACATTAACGGTAGATGAACTGGCCGGATTTTTGACCCGTAAAGCCCCCCACGGGTCTGAAATTACCAGGGTTGAGGTACGGCACAAGCACCAACTGTTAAAAAAAATGCACATTATTGATACACCGGGCATGGATGCCTTGCAGGAAGCTTCATCATTGCCCGGGGGCTTTCCTGCCCTGGACCATATTGTGTATTTAATGCACCAAAGGGGGGTTAACGAAACAGACCGGCAGCACATACAAAAATTATTATCCAACAACCGCCCGGGGGAAATTTCTTTTTGGCTAAACTGCAATCTGGGTCCTTTTGACGGTACATCGCTGGAGGAATCCCGCCGGGTCTTGCGCCAAATCTGTGGCAGTGAAGTAACAGTGCATTTCATTAACACCCTGGACCACGGAGATATTAGTAAATTCCGCCTGTTTATCGAAAACCGGGCAGCGGTTTTAAACCTGCAAAAAATTACCGGTAAACTAAAAGAGCTGGACCGCAAAATACCGGACATTATTAACCGGTCCATGCGGGAAAACAATGATACCTACTTTTTAGTGCAATTTTGGCCGGCTGCGGAACATGCACGCCAAATCTTACACAGTCAAAACATAATCAAAACTCTGCCTCCGGTGACACAGCAGATAGAATCATTGCTTGAAAAACCGGTCCGCCCGGCAGTTGACCCCGGGGGCACTCCGGTGGTTTACAGCAGCACCGGCCCCCGGCATGATCCGGTGGCAATACGGGAAAAAATTTTGACGCTGCTGGAACAGGCCATAGCCGACCCGACTTTTACGCCATATTCCGCATCTATCAGAAAGTTGGAGTCATTGCACGGCCGGCTGAAAAAGGAAAATTACCTGGTTACCGCCGCAGGGGGTTTTTCCAGCGGCAAGTCCACATTTTTTAACGCTTTAATGGGTGAAGCCATATTACCCGCGGAAAACCGTCCCACCACTTCCGCCATCACCCTGCTAAAACACGGCCACAATAAGAAAGCCACCATCAACTACTCCCGGCAGGTGGTTATACCCACCCACCGCCTTGAAGACGGCCAGGCCATACTATGCAGACATGAATTAGCCGCTCTGGAGCACTGGCTAACCAGCCCAAAGCTATTGGGAGAAATATATGCACTGGAAAAAGGTAAAACCGGCCGGTTGGTAAAGGTTACAGCGGAGGAACTTTTGGATGAAATAGAACTGTTAAAAAAATCTTTCGCCCGGGTTAAAAGGGAATTTCCGGGTCACAGGCGTCCCTGGAAATCCTTGTTTAAAAAGATTTCCAGGCAAAAGTTTTTGGCCAGTCAACTGGCTGATTACTTCATTATTCATTTCAAGGACGAGGCAAGCCGGGTGCTGGCACTGGAAACACCGGACGGGCAAACTGCACTGGCTGAAATATTGGGCTCCCATCTGGCCCTGCGGGTTGCGGATATTGTCATAGAGCACCCGGCGGAGCCCTTACGCCTGGCCACCTTCGTGGATACACCGGGACTGGATTCGGTTTACCACCACCACCGGGAAATAGCTTCCCGTTACCTGCCAATGTCGGATTGCTTCCTCTTTTTTTTGAACGGTAAACATATTCTAACTCAACCCGACATGGGCGTTTGGGAAATGATTCGCCGGGCTATACAAGACAAAAACCACTCTGACCGTAAAACCTTTATCGTAGTTAATTTTGTCGATATGCTAACCGATCTGGAAAGGAATAAAGTATCCGACTACCTGCAGGAAAACCTGGTCGCTTCAGGCAAAGCGGCATCAGGCAGCATTCATTTCCTTTCCGCCCTGAACAGCCTGAACGGGCGTGACAAAACAAACTTTTCCCGCTTGATACAGCATTTAAAAGAACGCATTTGGGAGCTTCGCTGTACCGATAACTACCGGGAGTTTTTGCTGGCATTTAGAAACGCCCTGCCCGGCACAGTGCTCCAAAATACAAATCAATCCGGCAGCGACACGGACCGGCAGTTGACCGCGCTGCGAAAAGAAGTTCAAACCCTGCAGTTGGAAATAAAGCAAAAAATCGAACACTGGCGAGGGAAAATAGCTTCTTTTGATACCCGGGAAGATTTTCGCGGATTTCTGGAGGGGCAAAAATCAATCAGGAAAGGTTTTTTTGGGTTATCCCGCAAATCTGTGCCCGTACCTTCCTGCCGGGACATGTTCGCGAGCATAAACTCGTCTTTAACCGGTTTTCTGGCCAGGTGGAGCGCTTACACGGACGGGTTCACCTTTGCCGGGTTAGACACCACCGGCTTGAAAAATGGCACTATGGAACTGCTAAACAAAAAGTTCAATTTAAACCGGGCCCGCAAAATCCTAAACCAGTACATTACTGAAGAGGAGAAGTATATTTATTCAGCCATTAAAAAAATGGAACACCACATTGAAAGCCAACTGAAGTTACATGCACCAAAACCCGGACACCCCGGGGTATCCCCTGCGGCTTTAATGGCTGCACATCGTTATATTACTGAAATTAATAAATTAGAAAATGACATCTTCGGCAACATCCAGCGGTGA
- a CDS encoding RluA family pseudouridine synthase, translating into MNGVDNNLIINIGPGEAGCTVENLLRKKRGFSRALVRGLKTRGQVLVNGVRVYMRDKVKAGDVLTVCFPKDDSTELEPENIPLEILYEDADVLVLNKPAGMLVHPVRHEQHGTLANAVLFHWQHKGVKARFRPVYRIDRNTSGIVLVAGNSYAAQQLARQLDTGVLRRRYLAVAEGTPPRRRGTIDLPLALKPGSAARWTVDPGGKQAVTHFQLISKLMGASLLCLELETGRTHQIRVHMSHIGCPLVGDEQYGGDTERLGRQALHAATIDFCHPRTGVPVRINCPLPADMRGLIKSLSIN; encoded by the coding sequence TTGAATGGTGTTGATAACAATTTGATCATTAATATCGGACCTGGTGAAGCCGGGTGTACGGTGGAAAACCTGTTGCGGAAAAAAAGGGGATTTTCCCGCGCGCTGGTTCGCGGACTTAAAACGCGGGGACAGGTGCTGGTTAACGGTGTTCGGGTGTATATGCGCGACAAGGTGAAAGCCGGCGATGTGCTGACCGTGTGTTTTCCGAAGGACGATAGTACGGAATTGGAACCCGAAAATATACCACTGGAAATCCTCTATGAGGATGCCGACGTGCTGGTTTTAAACAAGCCCGCGGGGATGCTCGTGCACCCGGTGCGCCATGAACAGCACGGCACCCTGGCTAATGCCGTACTGTTTCACTGGCAGCATAAAGGGGTAAAGGCCCGTTTCAGGCCGGTTTATCGCATAGACAGGAATACATCCGGCATTGTGCTGGTGGCCGGGAACAGCTATGCAGCTCAGCAGTTGGCCCGGCAGCTTGACACCGGTGTGCTGCGCCGCCGCTATCTTGCTGTGGCAGAGGGTACGCCGCCCCGGCGCCGGGGAACCATTGATTTGCCACTGGCCTTAAAACCGGGCAGTGCGGCCAGGTGGACCGTGGATCCCGGTGGTAAGCAGGCGGTAACGCATTTCCAGTTGATCAGCAAACTTATGGGGGCGTCCCTGCTATGTCTGGAATTGGAAACCGGGCGTACGCACCAGATTCGGGTGCATATGAGCCATATAGGATGCCCCCTGGTGGGTGACGAACAATACGGTGGTGACACCGAAAGGCTTGGCCGGCAGGCTCTGCATGCCGCAACCATTGACTTTTGTCATCCCCGTACCGGCGTTCCGGTGCGCATAAACTGCCCGCTTCCAGCGGATATGCGCGGCCTTATCAAAAGCCTGTCAATAAATTGA
- a CDS encoding ATP-binding protein, with protein sequence MLNFQPVIEALPGLTVYRNILKDPIVKSVIEHLLALANPTGTIHPVHSYGRVYHMLAMTQNPLTSSDAWQNHLLELILSDVNPFSRAAYTPGGDYTVFKAAVHWDLSILQCLFEISVQDIHNATIEVLDNCFPVTHRPPLPRWTAPRPPAGEQSGLHNRRVQMKRELAAARRWDKLAEQLAHYYATYGCGIFGRFIAFKWQNGILQGVDRPDPIKLNGLFEYTDIREQVIANTRQFLNGYPANNLLLYGDRGTGKSSTVKALLNEYWSQGLRLVEVPKKQLPDYHSIVQELRHNKHRFILFVDDLSFEENETEFKDLKALLEGGIEDRPGNVLIYATSNRRHLIKETFADRVKNNTGGEIHAMDSVQEKLSLADRFGITVIFPTPDQETFLKIAVGLAEQRGLPLPPQELRQRALHWSMWQNGRSPRSARQFVDQLEGQLAMENGA encoded by the coding sequence ATGTTAAATTTTCAACCAGTCATTGAAGCTTTACCAGGCTTGACGGTTTACCGAAATATTTTAAAAGATCCTATAGTCAAATCGGTAATTGAACACCTTCTGGCACTGGCCAATCCAACCGGCACCATCCACCCCGTCCACAGTTATGGCAGGGTGTACCACATGCTGGCCATGACCCAGAACCCCTTGACCAGTAGCGATGCCTGGCAAAATCACCTGCTGGAGCTAATCCTGAGCGACGTTAATCCCTTTAGCCGGGCGGCCTATACACCGGGGGGCGATTATACCGTATTTAAAGCCGCTGTCCACTGGGATTTATCCATATTGCAGTGCTTGTTTGAAATTAGCGTCCAAGATATACACAACGCCACTATAGAGGTACTGGACAATTGCTTCCCGGTAACCCACCGGCCCCCGTTACCCCGGTGGACGGCCCCCCGTCCACCGGCCGGGGAACAATCCGGCTTACATAACCGGCGCGTACAAATGAAAAGGGAACTGGCGGCCGCCCGCCGGTGGGACAAGCTGGCGGAACAGCTGGCCCATTATTATGCCACCTACGGCTGCGGTATCTTCGGCCGTTTTATCGCCTTTAAATGGCAAAACGGCATTTTACAGGGGGTGGATAGACCGGACCCCATTAAATTAAACGGCTTATTTGAATACACCGATATCCGTGAACAAGTAATTGCAAATACACGACAGTTTTTAAATGGCTACCCCGCCAACAACCTGCTGCTTTATGGCGACAGGGGTACCGGTAAATCATCAACTGTCAAGGCGCTACTCAATGAATACTGGTCCCAGGGGCTACGCCTGGTGGAAGTACCCAAAAAGCAATTGCCGGATTACCATTCCATTGTTCAAGAGCTGAGACATAATAAACACCGTTTTATATTGTTTGTGGACGACCTGTCATTTGAAGAAAATGAAACCGAGTTTAAAGACCTCAAGGCATTGTTGGAAGGGGGCATTGAAGACAGGCCCGGCAATGTGCTTATCTATGCTACATCCAACCGGCGGCATTTAATTAAAGAAACCTTTGCCGACCGGGTGAAAAACAACACGGGTGGGGAAATCCATGCCATGGACTCGGTGCAGGAAAAGCTGTCCCTGGCTGACCGCTTTGGCATTACCGTTATTTTCCCCACCCCGGACCAGGAGACCTTTTTAAAAATTGCCGTTGGTTTGGCCGAGCAGCGCGGGCTGCCGCTTCCCCCACAGGAACTGCGCCAGCGTGCCCTGCATTGGTCCATGTGGCAAAATGGGCGTTCACCTCGATCGGCCCGCCAGTTTGTGGATCAACTGGAGGGACAACTGGCCATGGAAAACGGGGCTTAA